From the genome of Hymenobacter cellulosilyticus, one region includes:
- a CDS encoding ATP-binding protein gives MKQVKIQIPSLVENIRVVESFIDNSKDTFHIEDDIYGNIMVAVTEAVNNAIRHGNKFDKDRNVYLSLYVDKDRVKFEVEDEGEGFDYTDLLDPTAPENLENPGGRGIFLIRHLADEVEFTKDGRNVQLTFMLTPAETDESSATDTVSSENAA, from the coding sequence ATGAAACAGGTTAAAATTCAGATTCCTTCGCTCGTCGAAAATATCCGCGTCGTAGAAAGCTTTATCGACAACTCGAAGGATACGTTTCACATCGAAGATGATATCTATGGCAACATCATGGTCGCCGTTACGGAGGCCGTGAACAATGCCATTCGTCACGGCAACAAGTTCGACAAGGACCGCAACGTGTACTTGTCCCTGTATGTCGACAAGGACCGGGTGAAGTTTGAGGTGGAGGACGAAGGCGAAGGGTTCGACTACACCGACTTGCTGGACCCCACCGCGCCCGAAAACCTGGAGAACCCCGGGGGCCGCGGCATCTTCCTCATTCGCCACCTGGCCGATGAGGTGGAGTTCACCAAAGACGGCCGCAACGTGCAGCTGACCTTTATGCTCACGCCGGCCGAAACCGACGAGTCTTCCGCCACCGACACCGTATCTTCCGAAAACGCGGCATGA